Genomic DNA from Desulfonema ishimotonii:
GCGGAGATGGCAAAAACAATTCTGTTTTTTTTATGCCGGAACAGGGCGGAAATTCCGGTTCCGCACGCTCTTTTACGGAAGCCGGCGGTTCCCGGAGCCGCCGTTTCCCGCCAATCGGGCGTTTCACAGTCGAAACTCCCCGGAAAGCCTTATGTGGCAAGGGTTTGCATAATTTTTTATGGAAAAACGTTCGGATGAAATAAATGTTTTTATCTTGCAAATCAGAGTATTGAATCAGAATCATGAAAATGTGTTGAAGAAAAAACGCCCCCGGATGAATCGGTTACAGGTGTTATACCGATTCACAGTTGAAATATCACATTAAAACAAATGTCAGCGCCTTTTTTCAAAGATTCATATACTATTCAGACTTTGGTTTTTCATGGCACATTTATTGCGTTTATTGGCGAATTATCTGAAATTTTTCTACCATAAGAGATGATAACTCACTTTCATAATTATGTATATTATTCAGAAGACGAAAAACATGACACCGGAACGTCTTGTATTTCTCATAATATGTGTTTCTGATCAGTTTCCCTTTTGCAAAACGCCAAAGGCGTTCGATCAGATTCAGGTTCGGAGCATAGGCCGGGAGAAAATACAAACTGATCCGGGGATTTTTTTCAAGCCATTCCTGTGTGTTCCGGGCATGAAAATAAGTGGCATTATCAGCAAAAACCTTTATCATACTGGCTTTCGGATAGGTTCTGAGCAGTTTTTTGAAAAAAATGATCGCTTTTTCGGAGTCACAGTTTTTTTCGTCGGTCTCATGTATCAGCTTACAGGTCACGGGATCATATCCGCCCATGATATTCAGGCGCTGACGCCCGGAATTTGCTTTTAAAACAGGTCGTTCGGACGGATCTCCCCAACATGTCGCGGGCACGGTCTGATGAACGAAGTGCATGGCATCGCAGAAAATGACGACTCTGCCGGACTCCGGATCGGCGGCGGATTTGCGGAGTTTCTCATATTTTTCAATAAAATCGGTTTGTTCTTTTTCGGACGGAGGTTTTCCCGGAATCAGCTTCGGACGGAGTCGTCTCAGTCCGTTTTTTTTAAGGAGCTTCGCAACCGCGCTTTGGCAGTAGGCAATCCCGGTCTGTTCCCTTATATAATGACAGATGACTTTCGTATCGGAAGGGAGTTCTTTTTTCACCCATGCGATCATGTCTGCGAGCTGATCATCTGACAGAAAGCACCGTTTCGGTTGGTACTGAAAGGAATTCAGGGCATCGGGACCATGCGTAAGATATTTTCCGTACCATGTTTCCACGGTTCTGATATCTTTTCCGACTGCCGCGGCCACAATTTCGGTTCCGGTATTGCCGGCGATCAGCAGAAGCGCTATGAAGCGGAGTTTCAGGCGGTAATCCTTCTGGCCGTCACGGTACCTTTTCAGGGTTTCGGTTTCTTCCGGCATGAAAATATGGGTTCTGATATTCAGAGAGCGTTTTTTCCTCATGATTTTTTCACCTCCGATTTTTAAAAAATAATCGGATAATATTTAAGCATTTTTCATGCCATGAAAAACCAAAGTCCGAGGAGTATACGTCTCTTTTCAATGATAACTTTCAACATAGAATTGGTATTATACTGATCCAATTTTGGTTTTTCCGGGCATAGTTTTTGCTTTTCGGATCGAATTTCAGAAAAACGACCATTTCAAGTCCAAAAAATTGCGAACATGGGTCCGATAAGGTATGTTTTGGGATACGGCAATTTTTGTACCTGGAAAAACCAAAATTGGAGTACTATACATAATTTTTACAGAGACACTTATATGCCGTCTGATCTGTTCCCACAGCCATTTTCGGCGGGAACACGCCCTGCCGTTAAATGGGATGAGTCGTCAGGACTCCTTGCACCCGGACTTTTTCAAACGCATAACATCAATACCGACAAAGGAGAAAAAATGGTGGATATGACGTGGACCCATCCGTATCCCTCACAGCGAATGCCGGTTCTGGCCGGAAACATGGTTGCCACCTCCCAGCCCCTGGCCGCACAGGCAGGGCTTCGGATGCTGCTCAGAGGCGGCAATGCGGTTGACGCGGCCCTTGCAACAGCCATTGCCCTGACCGTGGTCGAACCGACCAGCAACGGCCTGGGCAGCGACGCCTTTGCCCTGATATGGGACGGGAAACGGCTGCACGGCTTCAACGGATCAGGCCGGTCGCCCGGGGCGTGGAACCCGGAACGCTTTGCCGGTCTCCCGGAAATGCCCATCACCGGCTGGGACACGGTGACGGTCCCCGGGGCGGTCGATACCTGGGCGCGGCTCTCCCAACGATTTGGCCGACTCCGATTCACAGAGCTGTTTGAACCGGCCATCGGGTACGCACGAAACGGCTACCCGGTCTCGCCCATCACCGCCGGGGCGTGGGAAGCAGCCCCGGAAAAATTCGGCCATATGCCGTCCTTTGCCCGGACCTTTCTCCCCGGCGGACGCGCCCCCCGGCCCTGCGAACATTTTGTCAACCCGGACCAGGCCCGTACCCTGGAGCAAATTGCCGACTCCGGCGGGGAGGCTTTTTACCGGGGTGGGCTGGCCGGGCGGATTGCGGCCTGTGCAAAGGCCGAAGGCGGGGCCATGACCGCTGATGATCTGGCCGGGCACCGGGGGGAATGGGTGGAACCGGTGTCGGTTGACTACCACGATGTCCGGCTGCACGAAATCCCGCCCAACGGCCAGGGACTGGCCGCGCTGATGGCCCTGGGCATCCTGCGGCACCACGATCTCCGCAGCCTTCCCCCGGACTCGGCCGACAGCCTCCACCTGCAAATCGAAGCCATGAAAATCGCCTTCGGCCTGGCCCATGCCCATATCAGCGATCCGGCATTCATGACCGTGAACTGCCACGACCTGCTGGACGACGGATTTCTGGAAGAAAAGGCCCGGACCATCCGCCCGGACCGTGCGGCGGCTCCGGGACCGGCACCGCCGGCAGATCACGGGACCGTCTATCTGACGGCTGCGGACGCCGACGGCATGATGGTCTCCCATATCCAGTCCAATTACATGGGATTCGGCTCCGGCGTGGTCATACCGGAGACGGGCATCAGCCTTC
This window encodes:
- a CDS encoding IS630 family transposase; protein product: MRKKRSLNIRTHIFMPEETETLKRYRDGQKDYRLKLRFIALLLIAGNTGTEIVAAAVGKDIRTVETWYGKYLTHGPDALNSFQYQPKRCFLSDDQLADMIAWVKKELPSDTKVICHYIREQTGIAYCQSAVAKLLKKNGLRRLRPKLIPGKPPSEKEQTDFIEKYEKLRKSAADPESGRVVIFCDAMHFVHQTVPATCWGDPSERPVLKANSGRQRLNIMGGYDPVTCKLIHETDEKNCDSEKAIIFFKKLLRTYPKASMIKVFADNATYFHARNTQEWLEKNPRISLYFLPAYAPNLNLIERLWRFAKGKLIRNTYYEKYKTFRCHVFRLLNNIHNYESELSSLMVEKFQIIRQ
- a CDS encoding gamma-glutamyltransferase family protein → MVDMTWTHPYPSQRMPVLAGNMVATSQPLAAQAGLRMLLRGGNAVDAALATAIALTVVEPTSNGLGSDAFALIWDGKRLHGFNGSGRSPGAWNPERFAGLPEMPITGWDTVTVPGAVDTWARLSQRFGRLRFTELFEPAIGYARNGYPVSPITAGAWEAAPEKFGHMPSFARTFLPGGRAPRPCEHFVNPDQARTLEQIADSGGEAFYRGGLAGRIAACAKAEGGAMTADDLAGHRGEWVEPVSVDYHDVRLHEIPPNGQGLAALMALGILRHHDLRSLPPDSADSLHLQIEAMKIAFGLAHAHISDPAFMTVNCHDLLDDGFLEEKARTIRPDRAAAPGPAPPADHGTVYLTAADADGMMVSHIQSNYMGFGSGVVIPETGISLQNRGHGFRLDPGHPNCVAGGKRPYHTIIPGFVTRNGAAQMSFGVMGAHMQPQGHVQMMVRIFDYGQNPQTASDAPRWHVCENGTLALENGVAPEVIEALRQRGHRIIGGDPVGGYGGAQLIFRLENGYCGASDHRKDGQAVGF